Proteins encoded together in one Triticum dicoccoides isolate Atlit2015 ecotype Zavitan chromosome 7B, WEW_v2.0, whole genome shotgun sequence window:
- the LOC119336540 gene encoding protein HIGH CHLOROPHYLL FLUORESCENCE PHENOTYPE 173, chloroplastic-like: MVAAVSPPGAAGAATIIASFHGTHCASPSRAAAPRPRYHGSACCFAAKPTPAAAVASEPGQDQDVEDEGGVLGAANGADATPSTRKKRRARKGKRAAAALQQEAAEEEARRKAEEEEAAAKKKKAEEESRAASLDLDEVMAVSPVGLGRRSRQLFDEVWRKFSRLGQMSSASATEALAEAEQAVLSRGGPMCEFTVPGAQDTTVLVVGATSRIGRIVVRKLMLRGYNVKALVRRDDADVIDMLPRSVDIAVGDVGDPLAVQSAVSGCSKIIYCATARSTITGDLNRVDNQGVRNVSKAFQDYYNEMAQLRAGKSSKSKLLIAKFKSAKSLKGWEVNQGSYFPNAYASGSMFDEGIDASFDFSEGGQAVFAGFVFTRGGYVEISKRLSLPLGSTLDRYDGLLLSVGGNGRSYVVILETGPLADTSQSKKYFARMTTKVGFCRVRVPFSAFRPVKPEDPPLDPFLVHTFTIRFEPKRQRPGDGTQGATDPRNFELILEYIKALPTGQETDFILVSCTGSGIEPNRREQVLKAKKAGEDALRRSGLGYTIVRPGPLQEEPGGQRALIFDQGNRISQAISCADVADICVKALHDSTARNKSFDVCYEYVSEQGNELYELVAHLPDKANNYLTPALSVLEKNT; this comes from the exons ATGGTCGCTGCCGTGTCGCCTCCGGGCGCGGCGGGAGCGGCGACGATCATCGCCTCTTTCCACGGCACCCACTGCGCGTCCCCGTCCCGCGCCGCGGCGCCCAGGCCGCGGTACCACGGCAGCGCCTGCTGCTTCGCCGCCAAGCCCACGCCGGCGGCCGCGGTGGCGTCCGAGCCGGGCCAGGACCAGGACGTGGAGGACGAGGGGGGTGTCCTCGGCGCCGCCAACGGCGCGGACGCGACGCCGTCCACGCGGAAGAAGCGCCGGGCCCGGAAGGGCAAGAGGGCGGCGGCCGCGCTGCagcaggaggcggcggaggaggaggccaggaggaaagccgaggaggaggaggcggcggccaagaagaagaaggcggagGAGGAGAGCCGGGCGGCCTCGCTGGACCTGGACGAGGTCATGGCCGTGAGCCCCGTGGGGCTGGGCCGGCGCTCGCGGCAGCTGTTCGACGAGGTGTGGCGCAAGTTCTCGCGCCTGGGCCAGATGTCCAGCGCCTCCGCCACCGAGGCGCTCGCCGAGGCGGAGCAGGCCGTGCTCAGCCGCGGCGGGCCCATGTGCGAGTTCACCGTCCCCGGCGCCCAGGACACCACCGTCCTCGTCGTCGGCGCCACCAGCCGCATCGGCCGCATCGTCGTCCGCAAGCTCATGCTCCGAGGATACAATGTCAAG GCTTTAGTTAGAAGGGACGATGCCGATGTGATCGACATGCTTCCGAGATCGGTGGACATCGCTGTTGGCGATGTTGGTGACCCTTTGGCTGTGCAATCGGCCGTGTCAGGTTGCAGCAAGATTATCTATTGTGCCACTGCGCGCTCAACCATTACCGGGGACCTCAACAGAGTTGATAACCAAGGAGTCAGGAATGTCAGCAAGGCTTTCCAG GATTACTACAATGAGATGGCTCAGCTCAGGGCTGGTAAAAGCAGCAAGAGCAAACTTTTGATAGCAAAATTCAAATCTGCCAAGTCTCTGAAGGGCTGGGAGGTGAACCAGGGATCTTACTTCCCGAATGCCTATGCTTCTGGTTCTATGTTCGATGAAGGTATCGATGCATCATTTGACTTTTCAGAAGGTGGCCAGGCTGTTTTTGCAG GATTTGTTTTTACAAGAGGTGGATATGTCGAGATATCAAAGAGGCTATCTCTCCCTTTAGGTTCCACCCTAGACAG GTACGATGGCTTGCTTCTTTCAGTGGGAGgaaatggaagatcatatgttgttATTCTTGAGACTGGTCCATTGGCTGACACCTCCCAGAGTAAGAAGTATTTTGCTCGGATGACTACAAAAGTAGGCTTTTGTAGG GTAAGAGTACCTTTCTCGGCTTTCCGTCCAGTAAAACCAGAAGATCCTCCCCTAGACCCTTTTCTTGTGCATACCTTCACCATTAGGTTTGAACCAAAAAGGCAG AGACCTGGTGATGGAACCCAAGGTGCCACTGACCCCAGAAATTTTGAGCTGATACTGGAGTACATCAAAGCTTTGCCT ACCGGTCAAGAAACAGACTTCATACTGGTCTCATGCACAGGTTCCGGAATTGAACCGAACAGAAGAGAACAAGTTCTCAAAGCAAAGAAG GCTGGAGAGGATGCGCTGAGAAGGTCAGGCCTTGGATACACAATTGTACGGCCTGGTCCACTGCAG GAAGAACCTGGCGGTCAGCGTGCACTGATCTTTGATCAAGGAAACAGAATCTCTCAG GCTATCAGCTGTGCGGATGTAGCAGATATCTGTGTCAAAGCATTGCATGATTCCACGGCGAGAAACAAAAGTTTTGAT GTATGCTATGAGTATGTTTCTGAGCAAGGGAATGAACTGTATGAACTT gTGGCTCATTTGCCAGATAAGGCTAACAACTATCTTACACCGGCACTATCGGTTCTAGAGAAAAACACCTAA